A genomic segment from Streptomyces sp. NBC_01233 encodes:
- a CDS encoding IS701 family transposase, whose protein sequence is MESWSEGVAGLHARFGHRFGRSEPRDRALDYMTGLLAPLEKKNGWTLAEQVGQLRPDGVQRLLNHSEWDENAVRDDVRDFVVETIGAKDGVLIGDDTGFLKKGTRSAGVQRQYSGTAGRTENCQIGTFLAYASAKGRALIDRELYVPKSWTDDRDRCRAAGIDDTVPFATKIEHLKWMLQRAIDAAVPFAWVTADEAYGQVKHFRAWLEERQAAYVLATKVNDTVITADGRDARVDELIAALPKQAWKRISAGAGAHGQRIYHWARVAIRPAWEGGSGHWVLARRNLSDPTDIAYYVCYGPVTSRLKDLVRTAGARWAVEECFQTAKGECGLDHYQVRLYRAWYRHITLAMAVLAYLTAIRAAEAAKGAAEMTSKTSYPSASRRSAG, encoded by the coding sequence ATCGAGTCGTGGTCCGAGGGTGTAGCGGGGTTGCATGCCCGGTTCGGGCATCGTTTTGGCAGGTCGGAGCCACGTGATCGGGCTCTGGACTACATGACGGGCCTGCTTGCGCCGCTAGAGAAGAAGAACGGGTGGACGCTGGCCGAGCAGGTCGGCCAGCTCCGCCCGGACGGTGTGCAACGCCTGCTCAATCACTCCGAATGGGACGAGAACGCGGTCCGGGACGATGTCCGGGACTTCGTCGTGGAGACCATCGGCGCCAAGGATGGCGTGCTCATCGGGGACGACACCGGGTTCCTGAAGAAGGGCACCAGGTCAGCAGGGGTCCAGCGGCAGTATTCCGGCACCGCCGGCCGCACCGAGAACTGCCAGATCGGCACCTTCCTCGCCTACGCATCCGCCAAAGGGCGGGCGCTGATCGACCGGGAACTCTACGTCCCGAAGTCCTGGACGGACGACCGCGACCGCTGCCGGGCAGCCGGAATCGACGACACCGTGCCGTTCGCCACGAAGATCGAGCACCTCAAGTGGATGCTGCAACGCGCCATCGACGCGGCTGTTCCCTTCGCCTGGGTGACCGCGGACGAGGCATACGGGCAGGTCAAACACTTCCGCGCCTGGCTGGAAGAACGCCAGGCCGCGTATGTGCTGGCCACCAAGGTCAACGACACCGTGATCACCGCCGACGGCCGCGACGCCCGCGTCGACGAGCTGATCGCGGCCCTGCCGAAGCAGGCATGGAAGCGGATCTCCGCCGGAGCAGGCGCCCACGGCCAGCGGATCTACCACTGGGCCCGCGTCGCGATCCGGCCCGCCTGGGAGGGCGGATCCGGGCACTGGGTGCTCGCCCGCCGCAACCTGTCCGACCCCACCGACATCGCCTACTACGTCTGCTATGGCCCCGTCACTTCCCGGCTGAAAGACCTGGTCAGGACCGCCGGAGCCAGGTGGGCGGTGGAGGAATGCTTCCAGACCGCGAAGGGTGAATGCGGGCTCGATCACTACCAGGTGCGGCTCTACCGGGCCTGGTACCGGCACATCACCCTGGCCATGGCCGTCCTGGCCTACCTCACGGCCATCCGTGCCGCAGAAGCCGCAAAAGGGGCAGCGGAGATGACGAGCAAGACCTCATACCCCTCAGCGTCCCGGAGATCCGCCGGATGA